In Lycium ferocissimum isolate CSIRO_LF1 chromosome 11, AGI_CSIRO_Lferr_CH_V1, whole genome shotgun sequence, a single genomic region encodes these proteins:
- the LOC132035848 gene encoding uncharacterized protein LOC132035848: protein MEQARQDGGNSKGSLRPVSSNSRSDHSAVSDSPKSSLPVSRPLSGNQHINRSHQPVGQQKAVQWKSNQKQHTQYWVECELIAKDSENGTSTLTCWKGGWVIIRKNPRHWFSYQELTQHN, encoded by the exons ATGGAGCAGGCCCGACAGGATGGTGGTAACTCTAAAGGATCACTCCGACCTGTTAGCTCGAATTCTAGAAGTGACCACAGTGCAGTATCTGATTCCCCTAAATCCAGCTTGCCAGTGAGCAGGCCTCTCTCAGGAAATCAACATATTAACAGATCCCATCAACCTGTGGGTCAACAGAAAG CTGTTCAGTGGAAGTCAAACCAGAAGCAGCATACACAGTATTGGGTTGAATGTGAATTGATTGCAAAAGATAGTGAAAATGGCACATCAACTTTGACTTGTTGGAAAGGG GGTTGGGTGATCATACGTAAAAACCCGCGCCACTGGTTTAGTTATCAAGAGCTCACACAACACAATTGA